A window from Candidatus Dormiibacterota bacterium encodes these proteins:
- a CDS encoding zinc-ribbon domain containing protein gives MSFSDKTLTCRDCGLNFIFTVGEQQFYTAKGFQHEPSRCPDCRSINRNVRGTGRAKELHEVVCAECGKPAQVPFTPTMGRPVYCSDCFDKVRATRR, from the coding sequence GTGAGCTTCAGCGACAAGACTTTGACGTGCCGTGACTGTGGTCTCAACTTCATCTTCACCGTCGGTGAGCAACAGTTCTACACCGCGAAGGGATTCCAGCACGAGCCGTCCCGCTGTCCCGATTGCCGGTCGATCAACCGCAACGTTCGGGGTACCGGTCGCGCCAAGGAGCTCCACGAAGTCGTCTGCGCCGAGTGCGGCAAGCCCGCCCAGGTCCCCTTCACGCCCACCATGGGCCGCCCCGTCTACTGCAGCGACTGCTTCGACAAGGTCCGCGCGACGAGGCGGTAA
- the ugpC gene encoding sn-glycerol-3-phosphate ABC transporter ATP-binding protein UgpC gives MAGVSYEHVYKRYPGNVVISDMTAEIKDKEFVVLVGPSGSGKSTALRMLAGLEEISDGTVKIGDRVVNDVAPKDRDIAMVFQSYALYPHMTVYDNLSFGLKLRKTPKTEIDKRVRDAAQILGLEQYLDRKPKALSGGQRQRVALGRAIVRQPQVFLMDEPLSNLDAKLRVQTRVQILKLHQRLQTTFIYVTHDQVEAMTMGDRIVVLNNGIVQQFDTPQTLYEHPVNLFVAGFIGSPAMNFLTVKIGGDGQSMLTGEGFQIPVEERLLSDAGASRGQEVIMGVRPEDLKDVRFPGRDGLPKIKSKVEVVESMGSEIFVYLNIGGKTLTSRMDPRSGDIQPGQNVEVAVDTHHLHLFDSKTEKALVSHGAPAAEVPAIAEAQPVS, from the coding sequence ATGGCAGGCGTCAGTTACGAACACGTGTACAAGCGATACCCCGGCAACGTCGTCATCAGCGACATGACCGCCGAGATCAAGGACAAGGAGTTTGTGGTCCTGGTCGGCCCCTCGGGTTCCGGCAAATCCACGGCCCTCCGGATGCTCGCCGGCCTGGAAGAGATCAGCGACGGCACGGTCAAGATCGGCGACCGGGTGGTCAACGACGTCGCCCCCAAGGACCGCGACATCGCGATGGTCTTCCAGTCGTATGCGCTCTACCCGCACATGACGGTCTACGACAACCTGTCGTTCGGGCTCAAGTTGCGCAAGACCCCGAAGACCGAGATCGACAAGCGCGTCCGCGACGCGGCCCAGATCCTTGGCCTCGAGCAGTACCTGGATCGCAAGCCCAAGGCGCTCTCCGGCGGCCAGCGGCAGCGCGTGGCCCTCGGCCGCGCCATCGTGCGCCAGCCACAGGTCTTCCTCATGGACGAGCCGCTTTCGAACCTCGACGCCAAGCTCCGGGTCCAGACCCGGGTGCAGATCCTCAAGCTGCACCAGCGGCTCCAGACAACTTTCATCTATGTGACGCATGATCAGGTCGAGGCGATGACCATGGGTGACCGGATCGTCGTGCTCAACAACGGCATCGTCCAGCAATTCGACACGCCGCAGACGCTCTACGAACACCCGGTGAACCTGTTCGTGGCGGGCTTCATCGGCAGCCCGGCGATGAATTTCCTGACGGTCAAAATCGGCGGCGACGGCCAGTCGATGCTGACGGGAGAGGGCTTCCAGATCCCGGTCGAAGAGCGGCTCCTTTCCGATGCCGGCGCGTCTCGCGGCCAGGAGGTCATCATGGGCGTGCGGCCCGAGGACTTGAAGGACGTTCGCTTCCCGGGGCGCGACGGCCTGCCGAAGATCAAGAGCAAGGTCGAGGTCGTGGAGAGCATGGGCAGCGAGATCTTCGTCTACCTGAACATCGGCGGCAAGACCCTGACGTCGCGCATGGACCCACGCAGCGGCGATATCCAGCCCGGGCAGAACGTCGAGGTCGCGGTCGATACGCACCACCTGCATCTCTTCGATTCCAAGACCGAGAAGGCCCTGGTCAGCCACGGCGCGCCTGCCGCGGAAGTCCCTGCGATCGCCGAAGCTCAGCCAGTCAGTTAG
- a CDS encoding histidine kinase, whose amino-acid sequence MGLEKASIPIAAFSWLLSATLAITAIAFSLSTRATSVNGLSVPSPAQAIIISAGALSFATVGGLILILRPNRIGWFMAVAGVTFLVADDWAVQYLGYSVANHRGLPALEWAGWLNAWVWIPNFSILLIALPLLFPNGRLPSHRWRPIAAASIGLVIVMSAFAALSPDFVHYDRIGLHNPLAGGISALSMTRVGWLILGYPLLVACAVAAAVSLVIRYRDADAVVKQQLKWVTLSVVLIAIAIPISAFKEPFVLAYAPQIALLTLPPAIGIAVFRYRLYDVDLVVSRTLVYGAVAALLTAIYLLIVVGIGALVGGTAQHNLLLSVVATALVALVFQPVRERTQRLANRLVYGRRSSPYEVLAQLSDEVGRSVATDLLLVGIARACIEGTGAASAEVWLRQGPSMTMAAAWPSATTGPTSVPVAVDAGDLSALGADRVLPVRQGSNLAGALAIHLRPGHGLRPLEEKVLGDVAQQAALVFSNLDLSTELRRRLEELQSSRQRLVQAQDQERRRLERNLHDGAQQHLVALKVQARLLKATIDRDPARAKSLADELAATAGDALDELRDLARGIYPPLLAESGLARALEAQSARATVPVTIDADGVGRHQPEIEAAVYFSCLEALQNVQKYAEARAVSVLLRMSGGRLMFQVRDNGKGFDPATTKRGAGLQNIQDRLDALGGGIEIRSSPGEGTLVSGWLPV is encoded by the coding sequence GTGGGCCTTGAGAAGGCATCCATCCCGATCGCTGCGTTCTCCTGGCTACTCTCCGCCACCCTCGCCATCACCGCAATAGCGTTCAGCCTCTCGACGCGAGCGACGTCTGTCAACGGCCTTTCCGTCCCTTCGCCGGCGCAAGCGATCATTATCTCGGCGGGAGCGCTCTCGTTTGCGACCGTCGGCGGCCTGATCCTTATCCTCCGCCCGAACCGGATCGGTTGGTTCATGGCGGTGGCCGGCGTGACCTTCCTGGTGGCCGACGACTGGGCGGTGCAGTATCTGGGGTACTCGGTCGCCAACCACCGAGGCTTGCCAGCGCTGGAGTGGGCCGGCTGGCTGAACGCGTGGGTGTGGATCCCGAATTTCAGCATCCTCCTCATCGCCCTCCCGCTCCTCTTCCCCAACGGTCGGCTGCCGTCCCATCGCTGGCGTCCGATCGCCGCCGCCTCCATCGGGTTGGTCATCGTGATGTCCGCCTTCGCCGCGCTGAGTCCCGACTTCGTCCACTACGACCGAATCGGGTTACACAATCCGCTCGCTGGCGGGATCTCAGCCCTATCGATGACGCGCGTCGGTTGGTTGATTCTCGGTTACCCACTGCTCGTGGCCTGCGCCGTCGCCGCCGCCGTCTCGCTCGTGATCCGCTACCGCGATGCCGATGCGGTCGTAAAGCAGCAGCTCAAGTGGGTGACCCTGTCAGTCGTTCTGATCGCGATTGCGATTCCGATCAGCGCCTTCAAAGAACCGTTCGTCCTCGCCTACGCGCCACAGATTGCGTTACTAACCTTGCCGCCCGCGATCGGCATCGCGGTCTTCCGCTACCGCCTCTACGACGTCGACCTCGTGGTCAGCCGGACACTCGTCTACGGCGCCGTCGCCGCCCTATTGACAGCCATCTACCTGCTGATCGTCGTCGGCATCGGCGCTCTAGTCGGTGGGACGGCGCAGCACAACCTGCTCCTCAGCGTCGTCGCGACGGCGCTCGTCGCGCTCGTGTTCCAACCAGTGCGCGAGCGGACACAGCGTCTCGCGAACCGCCTGGTGTACGGGCGGAGGTCGTCCCCCTACGAAGTCCTCGCCCAACTCAGCGATGAAGTCGGGCGGAGCGTAGCGACAGATCTACTCCTCGTCGGTATCGCCAGGGCCTGCATCGAGGGAACCGGCGCCGCAAGCGCTGAGGTGTGGCTTCGCCAGGGTCCGTCCATGACGATGGCAGCGGCGTGGCCCTCGGCGACCACAGGCCCGACTTCAGTCCCCGTCGCGGTCGACGCCGGCGACTTGTCGGCGCTCGGCGCCGATCGCGTCTTGCCAGTTCGGCAGGGATCGAACCTGGCGGGCGCTTTGGCCATTCACCTCCGACCGGGCCACGGGCTACGACCGCTCGAGGAAAAGGTTCTCGGTGATGTCGCGCAACAGGCGGCGCTGGTCTTCTCGAATCTCGACCTCAGCACGGAGCTGAGGCGTCGGCTGGAGGAGTTGCAGAGCAGCCGCCAGCGGCTCGTGCAGGCTCAGGACCAGGAACGCCGCCGACTCGAGCGCAATTTGCACGACGGCGCACAGCAGCACCTCGTGGCCCTCAAGGTCCAGGCTCGCTTGCTCAAAGCCACGATCGATCGCGATCCGGCTCGCGCGAAATCACTGGCCGACGAGCTGGCCGCTACGGCCGGGGACGCGTTGGACGAATTACGCGACCTCGCTCGAGGAATCTATCCACCGCTGCTGGCCGAGAGCGGGCTCGCCAGGGCACTGGAAGCGCAAAGCGCCAGGGCGACCGTGCCAGTCACGATCGATGCCGACGGCGTTGGGCGCCACCAACCCGAGATCGAGGCAGCGGTTTATTTCTCCTGCCTCGAAGCGCTCCAGAACGTACAGAAATACGCTGAGGCCCGGGCGGTTTCCGTCTTGCTGCGGATGAGCGGCGGGCGGCTGATGTTCCAGGTTCGCGACAACGGCAAAGGCTTCGACCCCGCCACGACCAAGCGCGGGGCCGGCCTGCAGAACATTCAGGACCGCCTCGATGCGCTCGGCGGCGGCATCGAGATCCGCTCGAGCCCCGGTGAGGGCACCCTGGTGAGCGGCTGGCTGCCGGTCTAG
- a CDS encoding MBL fold metallo-hydrolase: MLEKFTWYKQSAYKWKGEGITVYIDPWGLRTQEEPADVIFITHAHADHFEPEDIEKIRKKTTQFVAPADVADKLSGNVKAIKPGESLDVAGIKFQTVPAYSTVEHRLQTHPKSNNWVGYILSLDGHRYWFSGDGDPNPDIEQIKTDVALICIGGDPYVMNASEAAGVVKKIRPQLAVPNHYGFVVGVASDGEKFAKEAAPVKVQIMKPVNAFERTEAAAH, encoded by the coding sequence ATGCTCGAAAAGTTCACCTGGTACAAGCAATCCGCCTACAAGTGGAAGGGCGAGGGGATCACGGTCTACATCGATCCCTGGGGGCTGAGGACTCAGGAGGAGCCTGCGGACGTGATTTTCATCACGCATGCACACGCGGATCACTTCGAGCCGGAGGACATCGAGAAGATTCGCAAGAAGACGACCCAGTTCGTCGCACCTGCGGACGTCGCGGACAAACTGAGTGGCAACGTCAAGGCGATCAAGCCGGGCGAGTCGTTGGACGTCGCCGGCATCAAGTTCCAGACCGTGCCCGCGTACAGCACCGTCGAGCATCGGCTGCAGACCCATCCGAAGAGCAACAACTGGGTGGGGTACATTCTCAGCCTCGACGGGCACCGCTACTGGTTCTCGGGTGATGGTGATCCGAATCCTGACATCGAGCAGATCAAGACCGATGTCGCCCTGATTTGCATCGGTGGCGACCCGTACGTCATGAACGCCTCAGAGGCTGCCGGGGTGGTAAAGAAGATCCGGCCCCAGCTGGCGGTACCCAACCACTATGGATTCGTGGTGGGGGTGGCGTCGGACGGAGAGAAGTTCGCGAAGGAAGCCGCGCCGGTAAAGGTCCAGATCATGAAGCCGGTCAACGCCTTCGAGCGAACGGAGGCTGCGGCGCACTAG
- a CDS encoding secondary thiamine-phosphate synthase enzyme YjbQ — MGNATNPAFRLLDDPDDHAGARVRRIGGLTLWAETLAFRTTAAREFVDVTEQVAAVVRRSNVSQGWVSVFSKHTTAAVVLNENEPLLLKDMGALLERLSATAGTYEHNDLGRRTGEMDPEECANGHSHCQHLLIGASENIPVADGHLDLGRWQRIFLLELDRPRDRQLVIQVFGA; from the coding sequence GTGGGTAATGCCACCAACCCTGCGTTTCGCTTGCTCGACGATCCCGACGACCACGCTGGCGCGCGAGTCCGCCGGATCGGCGGTCTGACGCTCTGGGCGGAGACGCTCGCCTTTCGCACCACCGCAGCTCGTGAATTCGTCGACGTGACCGAACAGGTCGCTGCTGTCGTGCGCCGATCCAACGTCTCGCAAGGATGGGTCTCGGTGTTCTCCAAGCACACGACGGCCGCTGTTGTCCTCAACGAAAACGAGCCGCTGCTGCTGAAGGACATGGGGGCGCTGCTGGAGCGGCTTTCGGCGACGGCCGGCACCTACGAGCACAACGACCTGGGCCGGCGCACCGGGGAGATGGACCCCGAGGAATGCGCCAACGGCCACTCACACTGCCAGCACCTGCTGATCGGTGCCAGCGAGAACATTCCGGTCGCCGACGGACACCTCGACCTGGGTCGCTGGCAGCGCATCTTCCTGCTCGAGCTCGACCGGCCGCGCGACCGCCAACTCGTTATCCAGGTCTTCGGCGCCTGA
- a CDS encoding DUF2330 domain-containing protein codes for MVNKLVPAAAATLAVFLTQALPAAACGGLIAPNGAIRLERATTLVAWHDGVERYMTSFSYTGEADSFGWIVPLPAVPDKVEEGGGWTLQRLFRETHPEPFSLDLRFGAAPQSATTSAEVLQQVKVRALDITVLRGSGQAVLDWAAQNGFAIDAETRAHVIQYAKGSPVFMAARYNAARAKLQRLISGDGAPVLITMKIPHPWIPFEVLAAGQQVQADLYLLSDKPVNTSEWRALIGASGVGTTVQGAEGFSLEFQEKMTDSLYQDLSTDKNMGWVRRDSWLTYLTLNAPDSKVTYDMSVTPMGIVKVAPFGTKPMAIVDGNAIADRALDAPTAPMGTAMTLMILAIVIGAALWILKPRKA; via the coding sequence ATGGTAAACAAGCTCGTTCCCGCGGCGGCGGCGACCCTGGCGGTCTTTCTCACGCAGGCGCTCCCGGCGGCCGCCTGCGGTGGGCTGATCGCCCCGAACGGCGCGATCCGGCTCGAACGGGCGACGACGCTCGTCGCATGGCATGACGGCGTCGAGCGCTACATGACCAGCTTCAGCTACACCGGCGAGGCGGACAGCTTCGGCTGGATCGTGCCGCTGCCGGCCGTTCCCGACAAAGTCGAAGAGGGTGGAGGCTGGACGCTCCAGCGGCTCTTCCGTGAGACGCATCCCGAGCCGTTCAGCCTGGACTTGCGATTTGGGGCAGCGCCCCAGTCGGCGACTACTTCTGCGGAGGTACTGCAACAGGTTAAGGTCCGCGCGCTCGATATCACCGTGCTGCGCGGCAGCGGTCAGGCTGTGCTCGACTGGGCGGCTCAGAACGGCTTCGCCATCGACGCAGAAACCCGCGCCCACGTCATTCAGTACGCGAAGGGCAGCCCGGTGTTCATGGCAGCCAGGTACAACGCCGCTCGCGCGAAGTTGCAGCGCCTGATCTCCGGCGACGGCGCACCGGTGCTGATCACGATGAAGATCCCACATCCCTGGATTCCGTTTGAAGTGCTGGCGGCCGGGCAACAGGTACAGGCGGATCTCTACCTCCTGTCAGACAAGCCGGTCAACACCAGCGAGTGGCGCGCACTGATCGGCGCCTCCGGCGTCGGCACCACGGTGCAGGGCGCCGAGGGCTTCAGCCTCGAGTTCCAGGAAAAGATGACCGACAGCCTTTACCAGGATCTGTCGACCGACAAGAACATGGGCTGGGTGCGCCGCGACAGCTGGCTGACCTACCTGACGCTGAATGCACCCGACAGCAAGGTGACCTACGACATGAGCGTGACGCCGATGGGCATCGTGAAGGTCGCGCCGTTTGGCACCAAGCCGATGGCGATCGTCGATGGGAATGCGATCGCGGACCGGGCGCTCGACGCGCCGACCGCTCCGATGGGCACCGCGATGACGTTGATGATCCTCGCGATCGTGATCGGCGCGGCGCTCTGGATCCTCAAGCCGCGTAAGGCATAG
- a CDS encoding SDR family oxidoreductase, producing the protein MNLGLEGRVAAVTGGSHGLGYAIAANLLEEGCRVAICARDARRLNDAAVALDAGVFAQAADVAKPGQAEDFIEAAANHFGSLDILVHNAGGGGGAGLEAPDAEYSLSLEVNVLAGLRVARAAVPFMRRQRRGRIIFIASVYGRESGGRAGYNMAKAAEISLAKGLSRELAQDNILVNSVAPGSLMFPGSTWERRQQADPEGIAAFTRSDLPLGRFGKPGEVAAAVAFLASDRASLVTGACWTVDGGQSRSNI; encoded by the coding sequence TTGAATCTCGGTCTCGAGGGCCGGGTTGCTGCGGTCACCGGGGGCAGCCATGGGCTTGGCTACGCGATTGCCGCGAACCTGCTCGAAGAAGGCTGCCGGGTCGCGATTTGCGCCCGAGACGCAAGACGGCTGAATGACGCCGCCGTCGCCCTCGACGCCGGAGTCTTTGCGCAAGCCGCCGATGTCGCGAAACCAGGCCAGGCGGAAGACTTCATCGAGGCGGCCGCCAACCACTTCGGCAGCCTCGACATCCTGGTCCATAACGCCGGCGGCGGTGGCGGTGCCGGGCTCGAGGCCCCGGACGCCGAGTACTCGCTGAGTCTGGAGGTCAATGTCCTTGCCGGTCTGCGCGTGGCGCGGGCGGCGGTCCCCTTCATGCGGCGCCAGCGACGGGGCCGGATCATTTTCATCGCCTCCGTGTACGGCCGCGAGAGCGGCGGCCGGGCCGGCTACAACATGGCCAAGGCCGCCGAGATCAGCCTGGCGAAGGGACTATCCCGGGAGCTGGCGCAAGACAACATCCTGGTCAACAGCGTCGCGCCCGGCTCACTGATGTTCCCCGGTAGCACCTGGGAACGCCGCCAGCAAGCCGACCCCGAGGGGATCGCCGCCTTCACCAGGTCCGATCTGCCACTCGGCCGCTTCGGAAAGCCTGGAGAAGTCGCCGCCGCGGTGGCGTTCCTCGCCTCCGACCGGGCGAGCCTGGTCACGGGCGCCTGCTGGACGGTCGATGGCGGCCAGTCGCGCAGCAACATATAA
- a CDS encoding HoxN/HupN/NixA family nickel/cobalt transporter — MATARAVFRSWRTTSMTSVSWRLTGLFGSVALLHLAGWGIMLLLVAPRFPVMLGLGGLAYAYGLRHAFDADHISAIDNTTRKLLQEGKKPLGVGFFFSLGHSTVVFLIALALGFATQFVVTNVVSANGQLKNVGGLIGTSVSGIFLVLIGILNLIILLDIVRLFRRMRAGAYDRESLEHQLIAGGLLTRLFGRLFKLITHSWQMYLVGFLFGLGFDTASEISFLAISAGAAAQHIPLYALVSLPLIFAAGMSLMDTADGAFMSQAYGWAFSNPVRKVFYNLTITALSVFVALFVGLFELSQVLVQQLNLRGGAWDAIRGMDLGVMGFVIVGAFIVTWAAALLIYRGLHVEERWSAGLRH, encoded by the coding sequence ATGGCGACGGCGCGCGCGGTTTTTCGAAGCTGGCGGACGACCTCGATGACCTCCGTCTCCTGGCGACTGACCGGCCTCTTCGGCAGCGTCGCCCTGCTGCACCTGGCTGGGTGGGGCATCATGCTGCTCCTGGTCGCGCCGCGCTTTCCCGTGATGCTCGGCCTGGGGGGCCTGGCCTACGCGTACGGCCTACGCCACGCGTTCGACGCCGATCACATCTCGGCGATCGACAACACGACGCGCAAGCTCCTCCAGGAAGGAAAGAAGCCGCTCGGCGTCGGGTTCTTCTTCTCGCTCGGTCACTCGACGGTCGTGTTCTTGATCGCGCTTGCGCTCGGCTTCGCCACCCAATTCGTGGTCACCAACGTCGTCAGCGCCAACGGCCAGCTGAAGAACGTCGGTGGTCTGATCGGCACCAGTGTGTCGGGCATCTTCCTGGTGCTGATCGGGATCCTGAACCTGATCATCCTGCTCGACATCGTTCGCTTGTTCCGGCGGATGAGGGCCGGCGCGTATGACCGCGAATCCCTCGAGCATCAGTTGATCGCCGGTGGCCTGTTGACGCGACTCTTCGGCCGGCTCTTCAAGTTGATCACCCACAGCTGGCAGATGTACCTGGTCGGTTTCCTCTTCGGGCTGGGCTTCGATACCGCCTCCGAGATTTCTTTTCTGGCGATTTCGGCCGGCGCCGCGGCTCAGCACATTCCGCTCTACGCCCTGGTCTCGCTGCCACTGATCTTCGCCGCGGGGATGTCGTTGATGGATACCGCCGACGGCGCCTTCATGTCCCAGGCATATGGGTGGGCCTTTTCGAACCCGGTGCGCAAGGTTTTCTATAACTTGACGATCACGGCGCTCTCGGTTTTTGTCGCGCTCTTCGTTGGTCTCTTCGAGCTGAGCCAGGTGCTCGTGCAGCAACTCAACCTGCGCGGTGGAGCCTGGGATGCGATCCGCGGGATGGACCTCGGTGTCATGGGCTTCGTCATCGTCGGTGCCTTCATCGTCACCTGGGCCGCCGCCCTGTTGATCTACCGCGGCCTACACGTCGAGGAACGATGGTCGGCGGGACTCCGCCACTAG
- a CDS encoding permease, whose product MMQAILSALNSAFDMLWEVLWPLALGFILSSVVQTLVSRKAVARTLGSDSPRSLGFATLFGAASSSCSYAAVAIARSLFLKGASFPAAIVFEFASTNLVFELGLILLILLGWPFLGAEFAGGILMIVILALLFRWTLRHPMVEEARRHAERGLRGRMEGHAAMDMAITEGPFLRRLVSGRAFTAISHNFWMDVTSVWTDIGLGLLIAGALAVWVPNSFWQGFFLTGHPVLSEIWGPLIGPVISLLSFVCSVGNVPLAAVLWNGGISFGGVIAFIFADLIIIPILNIYRKYYGRRMALYLLGVSYAAMALGGLLIGLLFKMLGIVPAHHAVIALQSGPTLNYTTVLNVIFLVVMAVLGWRFLRTGGLEMLRMMEMPAEAHAHHDHSGHEGGELTSGDAAPHHPGH is encoded by the coding sequence ATGATGCAGGCCATCCTGTCAGCGCTTAACTCGGCCTTCGACATGCTCTGGGAGGTCTTATGGCCCCTGGCACTGGGTTTCATCCTGTCGTCCGTCGTCCAGACCCTGGTCTCACGCAAGGCCGTCGCCCGCACCCTCGGCTCGGACTCTCCGCGCAGCCTCGGATTCGCCACCCTGTTCGGTGCGGCGTCCTCGTCGTGTTCCTATGCCGCCGTGGCGATCGCTCGTTCGCTCTTCCTCAAAGGGGCAAGTTTCCCCGCGGCCATCGTGTTCGAGTTCGCCTCGACCAACCTGGTTTTTGAACTCGGCCTGATTCTGCTGATCCTCCTGGGCTGGCCCTTCCTCGGTGCCGAATTCGCGGGCGGCATCCTGATGATCGTGATCCTAGCGCTGCTCTTTCGCTGGACCCTGCGCCACCCTATGGTCGAGGAGGCGCGGCGGCATGCCGAGCGTGGCTTGCGTGGCCGCATGGAAGGCCACGCCGCGATGGACATGGCGATCACCGAGGGACCCTTCCTCCGCCGCCTCGTAAGTGGTCGGGCATTCACCGCGATCAGCCACAACTTCTGGATGGACGTGACCTCGGTCTGGACCGACATTGGACTCGGCCTGTTGATCGCCGGGGCGCTGGCCGTCTGGGTGCCGAACAGCTTCTGGCAGGGATTCTTCCTGACCGGCCATCCGGTCCTCTCCGAGATCTGGGGTCCGCTCATCGGTCCGGTGATCTCGTTGCTGAGCTTTGTCTGCTCGGTCGGCAACGTGCCCCTGGCCGCGGTCTTATGGAACGGCGGCATCAGTTTCGGCGGCGTGATCGCCTTCATCTTCGCCGACCTGATCATCATCCCCATCCTCAACATCTACCGGAAGTACTACGGCCGTCGCATGGCGCTCTATCTGCTCGGTGTCTCTTACGCGGCGATGGCGCTTGGTGGACTGCTGATTGGCCTGCTGTTCAAGATGCTGGGTATTGTTCCGGCGCACCATGCGGTGATCGCGCTACAGAGCGGTCCGACGCTGAACTACACCACGGTATTGAACGTGATTTTTCTGGTCGTGATGGCTGTGCTTGGCTGGCGGTTTCTCCGAACCGGCGGGCTCGAGATGTTACGGATGATGGAGATGCCGGCGGAGGCGCACGCCCATCACGATCATTCCGGGCATGAGGGCGGCGAGCTCACGTCCGGGGACGCGGCGCCGCATCACCCGGGACACTGA